Within the Acidimicrobiales bacterium genome, the region GGCCTGCTCGACGCCGTCGATCTGCGCGACGGTGTGCGTTTGCTGGGAGTCGGGGTGAGCAACCTCGTCGACCCGCCACCCCAGCAACTCGACCTCCTCGCGGTGGAGCCGGAAGACCCCGAAGACGACGCTGCGGCGCGCCGGCGCGCGGCCACGGGGGCCGCGGTGGCCGCCATTCGCGACAAATTCGGCGACAACGCTGTTGCTCCGGCCACGCTGGTCGATCGGAACGGCATACGGCGTCGCCGTTTCGGGCAACAACAGTGGGGGCCCGATGCTCCCGACCCGTCCCATAGGCCAAACGGCCCTTCCTGAGCAGAGCGCGTTGAAGGGTCTTCCCGAGAGTGTCAAACTGAAGCCAGTGCCGCTTTCCGAAGAAGAACAACGGATCCTTCACGAGATCGAGCGCAGCTTCTACGCGGGCGACCAGGCGCCGGGCAGTTCCGCCCAGACGCGCCTCACCATGGTGCGCCGCGTGCGCCTCGCTGCCGTCGGCTTCGTCGTGTCGCTGATCCTGCTGCTGATCGGGTTCGCGTCGAACTTCGTCATCGGCGCCGTCGCCTTCCTCGGGATGGTGGCAACGGGCGCG harbors:
- a CDS encoding DUF3040 domain-containing protein codes for the protein MPLSEEEQRILHEIERSFYAGDQAPGSSAQTRLTMVRRVRLAAVGFVVSLILLLIGFASNFVIGAVAFLGMVATGAVLVDGVRKVGGDRLRTSAGRLGSMVTDPSRRLRGRRLRSDDDEN